In Campylobacter showae, the genomic stretch ACTACGGCTACGTCTATACGCTTTTTAAATATCTTGGTGCTTAACGGCTCTTTTACGCCAAATTTCGTCCGAGATACAAGCGGTAGCCTGGATTTTACCATTTCTAAACTAATACCAAGCATAAACGGAGCGAAAATTTCATACTTTTTGGCTAGTTCGCGCTTTAAAATATAAAAATTTGGCTCATAAGAAAGGGGGTTAAAAATCAAAATCCGTTTGGCTTTAAGCTCGGTTAGTAAATTTAAAAGCGGCTTAAACATCTTATAGTGTTTCGCTCGCGCCGAAATTTGAACCTCTTTTTTTAAAATCCGTTTGGCGTCGCGCCTAAAATATTCTTTTGTCAAATTTAACGCTCGTTTCATAAATTTTATGTATAATTTCTTCCAAATTTCAAAATAGGAAAAATATGAAAAAAACTCTTCTGATTATACCATTTTTAGCTCTATTTTTAGGCGGCTGCGACAATGAAAATAAAAGCGACGCAAACAAAACTAGCGACGCGACTCCAACAACAACTACGTCTGCTCCTAGCCAAAGCCAAAGTGCAAGCCTAGAAGCGCCTTTTGATCTAACTCTCATGGACGAGAGCAAGATGACACTGCAAAAATTCGACAAAGGCTTTAAAGTCGAGGGTAACGACGAGGCGATTTTGTTTAATTTTTTCGCCACCTGGTGTCCGCCTTGTAAGGCCGAAATACCGCACCTAAATAATCTAAACGATAAATTTAAAGGTAAGCTAAAAATCGTAAGCGTACTGATGGAAGACAAATCAAAAGACGAGATAGACGCGTTTATGAAGAAATTTAAGATAAATTTCGGCATTAGCTACGGCGAAAACAACTTCCTCTTCGCAAAGGCTCTAGGCGGCGTCGTAGGCATCCCGTACATGGTGCTTTATAAACCAAACGGCGAATACGCCACGCACTACGTCGGGCTCGTGCCAGAAGAGATGCTAGAAAGCGATATAAATAAGGTAATCAACTAATGTTTGGCTTTTTAAAAAAGGGGCTTGATAAGACGCTCGCGGCGATCCGCTCGTCAAAACCAGCCGACAAAAAAATCTCAAAGGAAATTTTAGAAGAGATCCTACTTGAAGCCGACATCGCCTACGAGATCGTCGAGGAGGTCCTCTACTACCTGCCGCCGCAAAACGAAGTAAAAAAAGACGACCTAAAGCGGCTTT encodes the following:
- a CDS encoding 5-formyltetrahydrofolate cyclo-ligase; amino-acid sequence: MKRALNLTKEYFRRDAKRILKKEVQISARAKHYKMFKPLLNLLTELKAKRILIFNPLSYEPNFYILKRELAKKYEIFAPFMLGISLEMVKSRLPLVSRTKFGVKEPLSTKIFKKRIDVAVVPALGVDGNMARIGHGKGFYDRFFANLPYRPTLIFVEILDNFTNEIISEDHDATCDFYLTPSKIYVKRGIYDRNFNRLRNRCGGRWCRLSHR
- a CDS encoding TlpA family protein disulfide reductase; translation: MKKTLLIIPFLALFLGGCDNENKSDANKTSDATPTTTTSAPSQSQSASLEAPFDLTLMDESKMTLQKFDKGFKVEGNDEAILFNFFATWCPPCKAEIPHLNNLNDKFKGKLKIVSVLMEDKSKDEIDAFMKKFKINFGISYGENNFLFAKALGGVVGIPYMVLYKPNGEYATHYVGLVPEEMLESDINKVIN